A genomic segment from Gossypium hirsutum isolate 1008001.06 chromosome D04, Gossypium_hirsutum_v2.1, whole genome shotgun sequence encodes:
- the LOC107959759 gene encoding beta-galactosidase 6 isoform X2 has protein sequence MKVREMVWWWWIYIAVAVQASIKGEDYVTYDGRSLIINGQRKLLFSGSIHYPRSTPQMWSSLIAKAKEGGVDVIQTYVFWNLHEPQPGQYDFSGRYDLVKFIKEIQAQGLYACLRIGPFIESEWTYGGFPFWLHNIPDIVYRTDNGPFKFYMQNFTRNIVNLMKSEGLYASQGGPIILSQIENEYQNVEAAFHEKGPIYVKWAAKMGVELETGVPWVMCKQTDAPDPVINTCNGMRCGETFGGPNSPNKPSMWTENWTSFYQVYGGEPYIRSAEDIAFHVALFIAKKGSYINYYMYHGGTNFGRTASAYVITSYYDQAPLDEYGLLRQPKWGHLKELHIVIKNCFTPLLQGVQSNFSIGPLQQAYVYEEGMEACVAFLVNNDSTKNATVQFQNNSFELLPKSIGILPDCQNMVFNTAKVSTKPNKRITTLTKMFNEVDMWKEFKEDIPNFLDTSLRSNSLLEHMNTTQDKSDYLCFQPNSTCSQPVLHVESLGHVVHAYINTIFIEAGHGSHDTKGFSMDIPITLIDGINNVSILSVMVGLPDSGAFLESRYAGLTKVTIQCSESYIYDFTNYTWGYQIGLEGEKLQVFKEQSLEEVEWSEIDDSTNKSLTWYKTTFDAPIGDEPIALNMSSMQKGEVWVNEQSIGRYWVSFLTSKGNPSQTLYHVPRSFLNPTGNLLVVLEELNGDPLQISLNTISLVNVNSPFSYHHLPQ, from the exons atgaaggtGAGGGAGATGGTATGGTGGTGGTGGATATATATAGCAGTTGCAGTGCAGGCAAGCATCAAGGGAGAAGACTATGTGACGTATGATGGGAGATCTTTAATCATCAATGGCCAACGCAAACTTCTATTTTCGGGTTCCATTCACTATCCTCGCAGCACCCCTCAG ATGTGGTCGTCTTTGATAGCCAAAGCAAAGGAAGGTGGAGTTGATGTGATTCAGACATATGTATTCTGGAATTTGCATGAGCCTCAACCTGGTCAG TATGATTTCAGTGGAAGATATGATTTGGTGAAATTCATTAAGGAAATTCAAGCACAAGGGCTTTATGCTTGCCTTAGGATTGGACCTTTTATTGAGAGTGAATGGACTTATGG GGGATTTCCATTTTGGTTGCATAACATCCCCGATATTGTTTATCGAACAGATAATGGGCCCTTTAAG TTCTACATGCAAAACTTCACTAGAAATATAGTAAACTTGATGAAGTCAGAAGGTTTATATGCTTCACAAGGAGGCCCAATCATATTATCACAG ATAGAGAATGAATATCAAAACGTGGAAGCCGCTTTCCATGAAAAAGGACCTATTTATGTTAAATGGGCCGCAAAAATGGGGGTCGAACTTGAAACTGGTGTGCCATGGGTGATGTGCAAGCAAACTGATGCTCCCGATCCAGTG ATTAATACATGCAACGGTATGAGATGTGGGGAAACTTTCGGAGGTCCCAACTCACCCAACAAGCCATCCATGTGGACAGAAAACTGGACTTCTTT ctATCAAGTATATGGTGGTGAACCATACATAAGATCTGCTGAAGATATTGCATTTCATGTTGCACTTTTCATAGCAAAAAAAGGAAGTTACATAAACTATTACATG taCCATGGTGGAACAAATTTTGGAAGGACGGCATCGGCTTATGTGATAACTAGTTACTATGACCAAGCTCCTCTTGATGAATATG GTTTACTAAGACAACCAAAATGGGGTCATCTTAAAGAGTTGCATATTGTAATAAAGAATTGCTTCACACCTTTACTACAAGGAGTGCAAAGTAATTTCTCAATAGGCCCACTTCAACAG GCTTATGTTTATGAAGAAGGAATGGAAGCTTGTGTTGCATTTCTTGTAAACAATGATTCTACAAAGAATGCTACAGTGCAATTCCAAAACAATTCATTTGAATTGTTACCCAAGTCCATTGGCATTCTACCAGACTGTCAAAACATGGTTTTCAACACTGCAAAG GTGAGCACAAAGCCGAATAAGAGAATTACAACATTGACCAAAATGTTTAATGAAGTAGATATGTGGAAAGAATTCAAAGAAGACATCCCAAACTTTTTAGATACCTCATTGCGTTCTAATTCATTGTTGGAACACATGAATACAACCCAAGATAAATCTGATTACCTTTG CTTTCAACCCAATTCAACTTGCTCTCAACCTGTGCTTCACGTTGAGTCCCTTGGACACGTTGTGCATGCCTATATCAACACCATATTTATAG AAGCTGGGCATGGAAGCCATGATACTAAAGGATTTAGCATGGACATACCCATTACCTTAATTGATGGTATCAACAATGTATCCATACTCAGTGTTATGGTTGGATTACCG GACTCGGGAGCTTTTTTGGAGAGTAGATATGCTGGATTGACTAAAGTTACCATTCAATGCTCCGAATCTTACATATATGACTTTACCAATTATACATGGGGATATcag ATTGGTTTGGAAGGGGAAAAGTTACAAGTATTTAAAGAACAAAGTTTAGAGGAGGTGGAGTGGAGTGAGATTGATGACTCTACAAATAAGTCACTCACTTGGTACAAG ACCACGTTTGATGCACCCATTGGAGATGAACCAATTGCCTTGAACATGAGTTCAATGCAAAAAGGAGAAGTTTGGGTGAACGAACAAAGCATTGGTCGCTATTGGGTTTCATTCCTTACTTCTAAAGGAAACCCCTCCCAAACCCT GTACCATGTGCCTCGCTCATTCCTCAACCCTACTGGAAATCTATTAGTGGTGCTTGAAGAGTTGAATGGGGATCCTCTTCAAATTTCTTTAAACACCATTTCACTTGTCAATGTTAATTCTCCATTTTCATACCATCATCTCCCTCAGTGA
- the LOC107959759 gene encoding beta-galactosidase 6 isoform X1 codes for MKVREMVWWWWIYIAVAVQASIKGEDYVTYDGRSLIINGQRKLLFSGSIHYPRSTPQMWSSLIAKAKEGGVDVIQTYVFWNLHEPQPGQYDFSGRYDLVKFIKEIQAQGLYACLRIGPFIESEWTYGGFPFWLHNIPDIVYRTDNGPFKFYMQNFTRNIVNLMKSEGLYASQGGPIILSQIENEYQNVEAAFHEKGPIYVKWAAKMGVELETGVPWVMCKQTDAPDPVINTCNGMRCGETFGGPNSPNKPSMWTENWTSFYQVYGGEPYIRSAEDIAFHVALFIAKKGSYINYYMYHGGTNFGRTASAYVITSYYDQAPLDEYGLLRQPKWGHLKELHIVIKNCFTPLLQGVQSNFSIGPLQQAYVYEEGMEACVAFLVNNDSTKNATVQFQNNSFELLPKSIGILPDCQNMVFNTAKVSTKPNKRITTLTKMFNEVDMWKEFKEDIPNFLDTSLRSNSLLEHMNTTQDKSDYLWYTFSFQPNSTCSQPVLHVESLGHVVHAYINTIFIEAGHGSHDTKGFSMDIPITLIDGINNVSILSVMVGLPDSGAFLESRYAGLTKVTIQCSESYIYDFTNYTWGYQIGLEGEKLQVFKEQSLEEVEWSEIDDSTNKSLTWYKTTFDAPIGDEPIALNMSSMQKGEVWVNEQSIGRYWVSFLTSKGNPSQTLYHVPRSFLNPTGNLLVVLEELNGDPLQISLNTISLVNVNSPFSYHHLPQ; via the exons atgaaggtGAGGGAGATGGTATGGTGGTGGTGGATATATATAGCAGTTGCAGTGCAGGCAAGCATCAAGGGAGAAGACTATGTGACGTATGATGGGAGATCTTTAATCATCAATGGCCAACGCAAACTTCTATTTTCGGGTTCCATTCACTATCCTCGCAGCACCCCTCAG ATGTGGTCGTCTTTGATAGCCAAAGCAAAGGAAGGTGGAGTTGATGTGATTCAGACATATGTATTCTGGAATTTGCATGAGCCTCAACCTGGTCAG TATGATTTCAGTGGAAGATATGATTTGGTGAAATTCATTAAGGAAATTCAAGCACAAGGGCTTTATGCTTGCCTTAGGATTGGACCTTTTATTGAGAGTGAATGGACTTATGG GGGATTTCCATTTTGGTTGCATAACATCCCCGATATTGTTTATCGAACAGATAATGGGCCCTTTAAG TTCTACATGCAAAACTTCACTAGAAATATAGTAAACTTGATGAAGTCAGAAGGTTTATATGCTTCACAAGGAGGCCCAATCATATTATCACAG ATAGAGAATGAATATCAAAACGTGGAAGCCGCTTTCCATGAAAAAGGACCTATTTATGTTAAATGGGCCGCAAAAATGGGGGTCGAACTTGAAACTGGTGTGCCATGGGTGATGTGCAAGCAAACTGATGCTCCCGATCCAGTG ATTAATACATGCAACGGTATGAGATGTGGGGAAACTTTCGGAGGTCCCAACTCACCCAACAAGCCATCCATGTGGACAGAAAACTGGACTTCTTT ctATCAAGTATATGGTGGTGAACCATACATAAGATCTGCTGAAGATATTGCATTTCATGTTGCACTTTTCATAGCAAAAAAAGGAAGTTACATAAACTATTACATG taCCATGGTGGAACAAATTTTGGAAGGACGGCATCGGCTTATGTGATAACTAGTTACTATGACCAAGCTCCTCTTGATGAATATG GTTTACTAAGACAACCAAAATGGGGTCATCTTAAAGAGTTGCATATTGTAATAAAGAATTGCTTCACACCTTTACTACAAGGAGTGCAAAGTAATTTCTCAATAGGCCCACTTCAACAG GCTTATGTTTATGAAGAAGGAATGGAAGCTTGTGTTGCATTTCTTGTAAACAATGATTCTACAAAGAATGCTACAGTGCAATTCCAAAACAATTCATTTGAATTGTTACCCAAGTCCATTGGCATTCTACCAGACTGTCAAAACATGGTTTTCAACACTGCAAAG GTGAGCACAAAGCCGAATAAGAGAATTACAACATTGACCAAAATGTTTAATGAAGTAGATATGTGGAAAGAATTCAAAGAAGACATCCCAAACTTTTTAGATACCTCATTGCGTTCTAATTCATTGTTGGAACACATGAATACAACCCAAGATAAATCTGATTACCTTTGGTATACATTCAG CTTTCAACCCAATTCAACTTGCTCTCAACCTGTGCTTCACGTTGAGTCCCTTGGACACGTTGTGCATGCCTATATCAACACCATATTTATAG AAGCTGGGCATGGAAGCCATGATACTAAAGGATTTAGCATGGACATACCCATTACCTTAATTGATGGTATCAACAATGTATCCATACTCAGTGTTATGGTTGGATTACCG GACTCGGGAGCTTTTTTGGAGAGTAGATATGCTGGATTGACTAAAGTTACCATTCAATGCTCCGAATCTTACATATATGACTTTACCAATTATACATGGGGATATcag ATTGGTTTGGAAGGGGAAAAGTTACAAGTATTTAAAGAACAAAGTTTAGAGGAGGTGGAGTGGAGTGAGATTGATGACTCTACAAATAAGTCACTCACTTGGTACAAG ACCACGTTTGATGCACCCATTGGAGATGAACCAATTGCCTTGAACATGAGTTCAATGCAAAAAGGAGAAGTTTGGGTGAACGAACAAAGCATTGGTCGCTATTGGGTTTCATTCCTTACTTCTAAAGGAAACCCCTCCCAAACCCT GTACCATGTGCCTCGCTCATTCCTCAACCCTACTGGAAATCTATTAGTGGTGCTTGAAGAGTTGAATGGGGATCCTCTTCAAATTTCTTTAAACACCATTTCACTTGTCAATGTTAATTCTCCATTTTCATACCATCATCTCCCTCAGTGA
- the LOC107959759 gene encoding beta-galactosidase 6 isoform X3: MQMWSSLIAKAKEGGVDVIQTYVFWNLHEPQPGQYDFSGRYDLVKFIKEIQAQGLYACLRIGPFIESEWTYGGFPFWLHNIPDIVYRTDNGPFKFYMQNFTRNIVNLMKSEGLYASQGGPIILSQIENEYQNVEAAFHEKGPIYVKWAAKMGVELETGVPWVMCKQTDAPDPVINTCNGMRCGETFGGPNSPNKPSMWTENWTSFYQVYGGEPYIRSAEDIAFHVALFIAKKGSYINYYMYHGGTNFGRTASAYVITSYYDQAPLDEYGLLRQPKWGHLKELHIVIKNCFTPLLQGVQSNFSIGPLQQAYVYEEGMEACVAFLVNNDSTKNATVQFQNNSFELLPKSIGILPDCQNMVFNTAKVSTKPNKRITTLTKMFNEVDMWKEFKEDIPNFLDTSLRSNSLLEHMNTTQDKSDYLWYTFSFQPNSTCSQPVLHVESLGHVVHAYINTIFIEAGHGSHDTKGFSMDIPITLIDGINNVSILSVMVGLPDSGAFLESRYAGLTKVTIQCSESYIYDFTNYTWGYQIGLEGEKLQVFKEQSLEEVEWSEIDDSTNKSLTWYKTTFDAPIGDEPIALNMSSMQKGEVWVNEQSIGRYWVSFLTSKGNPSQTLYHVPRSFLNPTGNLLVVLEELNGDPLQISLNTISLVNVNSPFSYHHLPQ; encoded by the exons ATGCAGATGTGGTCGTCTTTGATAGCCAAAGCAAAGGAAGGTGGAGTTGATGTGATTCAGACATATGTATTCTGGAATTTGCATGAGCCTCAACCTGGTCAG TATGATTTCAGTGGAAGATATGATTTGGTGAAATTCATTAAGGAAATTCAAGCACAAGGGCTTTATGCTTGCCTTAGGATTGGACCTTTTATTGAGAGTGAATGGACTTATGG GGGATTTCCATTTTGGTTGCATAACATCCCCGATATTGTTTATCGAACAGATAATGGGCCCTTTAAG TTCTACATGCAAAACTTCACTAGAAATATAGTAAACTTGATGAAGTCAGAAGGTTTATATGCTTCACAAGGAGGCCCAATCATATTATCACAG ATAGAGAATGAATATCAAAACGTGGAAGCCGCTTTCCATGAAAAAGGACCTATTTATGTTAAATGGGCCGCAAAAATGGGGGTCGAACTTGAAACTGGTGTGCCATGGGTGATGTGCAAGCAAACTGATGCTCCCGATCCAGTG ATTAATACATGCAACGGTATGAGATGTGGGGAAACTTTCGGAGGTCCCAACTCACCCAACAAGCCATCCATGTGGACAGAAAACTGGACTTCTTT ctATCAAGTATATGGTGGTGAACCATACATAAGATCTGCTGAAGATATTGCATTTCATGTTGCACTTTTCATAGCAAAAAAAGGAAGTTACATAAACTATTACATG taCCATGGTGGAACAAATTTTGGAAGGACGGCATCGGCTTATGTGATAACTAGTTACTATGACCAAGCTCCTCTTGATGAATATG GTTTACTAAGACAACCAAAATGGGGTCATCTTAAAGAGTTGCATATTGTAATAAAGAATTGCTTCACACCTTTACTACAAGGAGTGCAAAGTAATTTCTCAATAGGCCCACTTCAACAG GCTTATGTTTATGAAGAAGGAATGGAAGCTTGTGTTGCATTTCTTGTAAACAATGATTCTACAAAGAATGCTACAGTGCAATTCCAAAACAATTCATTTGAATTGTTACCCAAGTCCATTGGCATTCTACCAGACTGTCAAAACATGGTTTTCAACACTGCAAAG GTGAGCACAAAGCCGAATAAGAGAATTACAACATTGACCAAAATGTTTAATGAAGTAGATATGTGGAAAGAATTCAAAGAAGACATCCCAAACTTTTTAGATACCTCATTGCGTTCTAATTCATTGTTGGAACACATGAATACAACCCAAGATAAATCTGATTACCTTTGGTATACATTCAG CTTTCAACCCAATTCAACTTGCTCTCAACCTGTGCTTCACGTTGAGTCCCTTGGACACGTTGTGCATGCCTATATCAACACCATATTTATAG AAGCTGGGCATGGAAGCCATGATACTAAAGGATTTAGCATGGACATACCCATTACCTTAATTGATGGTATCAACAATGTATCCATACTCAGTGTTATGGTTGGATTACCG GACTCGGGAGCTTTTTTGGAGAGTAGATATGCTGGATTGACTAAAGTTACCATTCAATGCTCCGAATCTTACATATATGACTTTACCAATTATACATGGGGATATcag ATTGGTTTGGAAGGGGAAAAGTTACAAGTATTTAAAGAACAAAGTTTAGAGGAGGTGGAGTGGAGTGAGATTGATGACTCTACAAATAAGTCACTCACTTGGTACAAG ACCACGTTTGATGCACCCATTGGAGATGAACCAATTGCCTTGAACATGAGTTCAATGCAAAAAGGAGAAGTTTGGGTGAACGAACAAAGCATTGGTCGCTATTGGGTTTCATTCCTTACTTCTAAAGGAAACCCCTCCCAAACCCT GTACCATGTGCCTCGCTCATTCCTCAACCCTACTGGAAATCTATTAGTGGTGCTTGAAGAGTTGAATGGGGATCCTCTTCAAATTTCTTTAAACACCATTTCACTTGTCAATGTTAATTCTCCATTTTCATACCATCATCTCCCTCAGTGA
- the LOC107959760 gene encoding uncharacterized protein, which yields MASSISFTSTPSFASPCFHHKNPLPSFPIWVPCRNPTNSSASALFPICFAAKPQTGGPVKKRSSSAAGNKKRRKGKSGNDDGNLKEMSLRDVEIVEENDDFDEGSSSSSSTSTTTRSLAYYSHPLPKPPAGFVVDDTGRVLMASNKRIATIVDSVNNNPLECVIRRVFKSSRGDECMLLCPVDMPVQILKSTNIDGWSAVSDEEVEAILPTAEYALAKVHMHLVHSGFCYTARGGFCYSEDDIFDFRSDDGQDIDGLPTEGIEITCFHLDGAHYMIYTPSDPLLFVAFKDQNGILQIADDELLEDPAIMSAIDEETEFNALVEEEAALLESLLGER from the exons ATGGCGTCCTCCATTTCCTTCACTTCAACACCTTCTTTCGCTTCCCCTTGTTTCCACCATAAAAACCCACTCCCTTCGTTTCCAATATGGGTTCCCTGCCGAAACCCCACCAACAGCTCTGCCTCTGCGCTATTCCCTATCTGCTTTGCTGCTAAACCCCAGACGGGTGGACCTGTCAAGAAAAGGTCGTCGTCGGCAGCTGGGAATAAGAAAAGGAGGAAAGGGAAAAGTGGGAACGATGATGGTAATTTGAAGGAGATGAGTTTGAGGGATGTTGAGATTGTGGAAGAAAATGATGATTTTGATGAAGggtcatcttcttcttcttctactagTACGACTACGCGTTCTTTAGCATATTATTCTCATCCGCTGCCCAAACCGCCAGCTGGGTTTGTGGTTGACGACACTGGTAGGGTTCTCATGGCCTCAAACAAGAGAATTGCCACCATC GTTGAttctgtcaacaacaacccattaGAGTGTGTCATAAGGAGGGTATTCAAAAGTTCGCGGGGTGATGAATGTATGCTGCTCTGCCCAGTTGACAT GCCTGTTCAGATATTAAAGAGCACAAATATCGATGGATGGTCAGCT GTCAGTGATGAAGAAGTTGAAGCTATTCTTCCTACAGCTGAATATGCTCTTGCCAAAGTACATATGCATCTGGTCCACAGTGG ATTCTGTTATACAGCTCGAGGAGGATTCTGCTACTCTGAAGATGACATATTCGATTTCCGCTCAG ATGACGGTCAAGATATAGATGGGTTGCCAACTGAAGGCATAGAGATTACATGCTTCCATCTG GATGGTGCCCATTACATGATTTATACACCATCTGATCCACTACTATTTGTTGCTTTCAAG GATCAGAATGGAATTCTGCAAATTGCTGATGAT GAACTCCTGGAAGACCCTGCTATCATGAGTGCCATTGATGAGGAAACTGAGTTTAATGCCTTAGTG GAAGAAGAAGCTGCTCTTCTTGAATCATTGTTGGGTGAAAGATGA
- the LOC107959757 gene encoding ankyrin-3: MSGGDIHAAARSGDLSKLQSILASNPLAVNSRDKHSRTPLHLAAWAGQAQAVSYLCKQKADVGAAAMDDMGAIHFAAQKGHLEVVRTLLSSGVSVRATNRKGFTPLHYAVQGSHLEVIKVLLKKGASLDAKTKAGKTPLDLAVTEEIRSLLKEREQAPEEVNTGGKRKVEQPDSSRPPLDKPENSNDEATAAEHDGQEEESVKRKGDDNKPEGVSEPKKPRVVLKHLSEDDTQEDDDT, from the exons atgagCGGCGGAGATATACACGCAGCGGCGAGGTCCGGTGACCTTTCAAAACTTCAATCAATTCTGGCGTCTAACCCTTTGGCCGTTAATTCCCGAGATAAGCACTCCAGAACTCC ACTACATTTAGCAGCATGGGCTGGGCAAGCACAGGCAGTGAGTTATCTTTGCAAGCAAAAGGCTGATGTCGGTGCTGCTGCCATGGATGACATGGGTGCGATTCATTTTGCGGCGCAGAAAGGACATCTAGAGGTTGTCCGAACTCTGCTTTCATCAGGAGTTTCAGTGAGAGCCACTAATCGCAAGGGATTCACTCCACTTCACTATGCTGTTCAAGGGTCCCATCTAGAAGTAATCAAAGTCTTATTAAAGAAAGGTGCAAGTCTTGATGCCAAAACAAAAGCTGGGAAAACCCCACTTGATCTTGCAGTCACTGAAGAAATTCGGTCATTACTGAAAGAACGTGAACAGGCCCCTGAGGAAGTAAATACGGGTGGTAAAAGGAAGGTTGAACAACCTGATTCTTCAAGGCCACCGTTGGATAAACCGGAAAActccaatgatgaagctactgCGGCTGAGCATGACGGGCAAGAGGAGGAGAGTGTAAAAAGGAAAGGTGATGACAATAAACCAGAAGGCGTATCAGAACCTAAGAAACCAAGAGTTGTTCTTAAGCATCTCAGTGAAGATGACACTCAGGAAGATGACGATACCTAG